From Vanrija pseudolonga chromosome 1, complete sequence, a single genomic window includes:
- the GPD_2 gene encoding Glyceraldehyde-3-phosphate dehydrogenase → MSVQVGINGFGRIGRIVLRNAIEHGELNTHGRFNGTVEQKDGKLVINGKPVAVFGERDPSTIPWGQVGADYVVESTGFFTTTKHASAHLTGGAKKVIISAPSSDAPMFVVGVNLDAYKPEYKVISNASCTTNCLAPLAKVIHDKYTIVEGLMTTVHATTATQKTAVGKVIPSLNGKLTGMSFRVPVSDVSVVDLVVRLEKSASYDDIKATIKSASESHVLKGILGYTDEEVVSTDFLGSTESSIFDAKAGISLNPNFVKLISWYDNEYGYSRRVCDLIAYVAKVDKAGKA, encoded by the exons ATGTCTGTCCAGGTCGGCATCAACGGTTTCG GTCGCATTGGTCGTATCGTTCTCAG GAACGCCATCGAGCACGGCGAACTCAAT ACCCACGGCCGTTTCAACGGCACTGTTGAACAAAAGGACGGTAAACTGGTTATCAACGGCAAGCCCGTTGCCGTCTTTGGTGAGCGCGACCCCTCAACCATTCCTTGGGGTCAAGTCGGTGCCGACTATGTCGTGGAGTCTACCGGCTTCTTCACGACGACCAAGCACGCCTCAGCCCATCTCACCGGCGGTGCCAAGAAAGTAATCATCTCGGCTCCTTCGTCGGACGCGCCCATGTTCGTAGtcggcgtcaacctcgacgcctACAAGCCCGAGTACAAGGTCATTTCCAACGCGTCCTGCACCACAAACTGCCTCGCCCCTCTCGCAAAGGTCATCCATGACAAG TACACGATTGTTGAAGGTCTCATGACCACTGTCCACGCTACCACTGCGACCCAGAAGACG GCGGTCGGCAAGGTTATTCCTTCCCTCAACGGAAAGCTGACTGGCATGTCGTTCCGTGTCCCCGTCTCGGACGTCTCCGTGGTCGACCTCGTTGTCCGCCTTGAGAAGAGCGCGTCGTACGACGACATCAAGGCCACCATCAAGAGTGCATCCGAGTCGCATGTGCTCAAGGGAATCCTCGGCTACACCGATGAGGAAGTGGTGTCGACCGACTTCCTCGGGTCTACCGAGTCGTCCATCTTTGATGCCAAAGCCGGCATCTCGCTCAACCCCAACTTTGTCAAGCTCATCTCGTGGTACGACAACGAGTATGGCTACTCACGCCGTGTCTGCGACCTCATTGCATATGTAGCCAAGGTGgacaaggccggcaaggcATGA
- the YOR378W_1 gene encoding Drug resistance protein, producing MSSNETGELPTHSGRIIKLSRNVSVEAGVGPIALYSSRSRTSSSSSTTRPIVQDNDGGEIEPRATVVPDSPHSATSQLQIEPSCTVMSTPTIALSEKSRHRMEDARRTIDEKIVETLSKTRKILLGFVMLMNTFIASMMSNGVVVTIPVLARDLSVSQLQAQWVASAYSLAYGCGLLFAGRMADIYGRKILFLSGLAVSIVFSFISGAVRNQLALCIVRAFTGLGLAVATPAGFGIIGVTFRQEPARTIAFAVFGLGNPIGSSVGVLAGGAVAGINAHGWQYFHFILGGLTLIPLVLGLFVIPSDLANQKTDRRIDWLGGLLITAALCLFTFSITESGIAPKGWNTPYVPALLATSIVLFILFGFWEHHVEHRLSFPPIAKLSLFTRNGGKITIVMLCAFCPFVAVAGWVYLTSVFYQEYKGYTALKTAVHTVPAAICGIFASLAVMWIVPRLRTPYVIAMGGFFSGMACIIYAVEPAGTLYWKAEFVALLLLPFGFDLTVGIGSILMSNLCNDNEQSVGGALFQTASQIAATIGICVSSLVTNDVAARTGHYYTGLRISFFLCSAFAFAIVVIAVIFMRKWPLAKHVGFARDGGAH from the exons ATGTCTTCAAATGAAACCGGCGAGCTACCCACCCACTCGGGGCGTATCATCAAGCTCTCGCGCAACGTTTCAGTCGAGGCAGGTGTCGGCCCCATCGCTCTGTATTCCAGCCGTAGCCGCACGTCCTCCTCtagctcgacgacgcgcccaaTTGTCCAAGACAATGATGGCGGGGAAATTGAGCCGCGCGCGACTGTTGTCCCCGATTCCCCACATTCAGCTACCTCGCAGCTCCAGATAGAGCCCTCCTGCACGGTGATGAGCACACCCACCATTGCTCTGAGCGAGAAGAGCCGCCACCGAATGGAGGACGCCCGACGGACCATTGATGAAAAGATTGTCGAAACATTGTCCAAGACCCGCAAGATTCTCCTCGGTTTTGTCATGCTGATGAACACCTTCATTGCT TCAATGATGTCCaatggcgtcgtcgtcactaTCCCCGTCTTGGCGCGCGATCTCTCCGTCTCGCAGCTCCAAGCACAGTGGGTTGCATCAGCCTACAGCTTGGCCTATGGTTGTGGTCTCCTGTTCGCAGGCCGAATGGCCGACATCTATGGCCGTAAAatcctcttcctctcggGTCTCGCTGTGTCCATCGTCTTTTCATTCATCAGCGGTGCTGTGCGAAACCAACTCGCACTGTGCATCGTGCGTGCATTCACAGGCCTCGGACTGGCTGTGGCCACGCCAGCGGGCTTCGGCATCATCGGCGTCACGTTCCGACAAGAACCGGCCCGCACCATCGCCTTTGCAGTGTTCGGACTAGGTAACCCGATCGGCtcgagcgtcggcgtcctcgccggcggcgcggttgCGGGGATCAACGCCCACGGGTGGCAGTACTTCCACTTCATCCTGGGAGGTCTTACACTCAtcccgctcgtgctcggcttGTTCGTCATCCCGAGCGACTTGGCCAACCAGAAGACTGACAGGCGTATCGACTGGCTCGGCGGGTTATTAATCACCGCGGCACTGTGCCTCTTCACCTTTAGCATCACGGAGAGTGGCATTGCACCAAAGGGTTGGAACACACCCTACGTACCTGCACTCCTCGCAACATCCATCGTCCTCTTCATCCTCTTTGGCTTCTGGGAGCATCATGTCGAGCACCGCCTGTCATTCCCGCCGATCGCCAAGCTCTCCCTCTTCACGCGAAACGGCGGCAAGATCACCATTGTCATGCTCTGTGCTTTTTGCCCCTTTGTCGCTGTTGCAGGATGGGTGTATCTCACCAGCGTCTTCTACCAGGAATACAAGGGCTACACGGCGCTGAAAACGGCAGTCCACACGGTTCCAGCTGCCATCTGCGGCATCTTTGCTTCGCTCGCGGTCATGTGGATCGTCCCCCGTCTTCGAACACCATACGTAATTGCCATGGGCGGTTTCTTCTCCGGGATGGCCTGCATCATTTacgccgtcgagccagcAGGAACACTCTATTGGAAGGCCGAGTTTGTTGCCCTGTTGTTGCTGCCATTCGGCTTCGACTTGACTGTCGGCATTGGGTCCATCCTCATGTCCAACCTTTGCAATGACAACGAGCAATCTGTTGGCGGCGCCCTCTTCCAAACCGCCAGCCAGATTGCCGCGACAATCGGCATCTGTGTCTCGTCGCTCGTCAccaacgacgtcgccgcgAGGACAGGGCACTACTACACTGGCCTCAGgatctccttcttcttgtgcTCAGCATTTGCATTCGCAATCGTGGTCATTGCCGTCATCTTTATGCGCAAGTGGCCTTTGGCCAAGCATGTGGGATTTGCGCGTGACGGCGGTGCGCACTAG
- the GPD_2 gene encoding Glyceraldehyde-3-phosphate dehydrogenase, whose product MSVQVGINGFGRIGRIVLRNAIEHGELNVVAINDPFIDLEYMVYMFKYDSTHGRFNGTVEQKDGKLVINGKPVAVFGERDPSTIPWGQVGADYVVESTGFFTTTKHASAHLTGGAKKVIISAPSSDAPMFVVGVNLDAYKPEYKVISNASCTTNCLAPLAKVIHDKYTIVEGLMTTVHATTATQKTVDGPSGREWRGGRGTTANIIPLGTGAAKAVGKVIPSLNGKLTGMSFRVPVSDVSVVDLVVRLEKSASYDDIKATIKSASESHVLKGILGYTDEEVVSTDFLGSTESSIFDAKAGISLNPNFVKLISWYDNEYGYSRRVCDLIAYVAKVDKAGKA is encoded by the exons ATGTCTGTCCAGGTCGGCATCAACGGTTTCG GTCGCATTGGTCGTATCGTTCTCAG GAACGCCATCGAGCACGGCGAACTCAATGTTGTTGCTATCAACGA CCCCTTTATCGATCTTGAGTACATGGTTTACATGTTCAAATATGACTCG ACCCACGGCCGTTTCAACGGCACTGTTGAACAAAAGGACGGTAAACTGGTTATCAACGGCAAGCCCGTTGCCGTCTTTGGTGAGCGCGACCCCTCAACCATTCCTTGGGGTCAAGTCGGTGCCGACTATGTCGTGGAGTCTACCGGCTTCTTCACGACGACCAAGCACGCCTCAGCCCATCTCACCGGCGGTGCCAAGAAAGTAATCATCTCGGCTCCTTCGTCGGACGCGCCCATGTTCGTAGtcggcgtcaacctcgacgcctACAAGCCCGAGTACAAGGTCATTTCCAACGCGTCCTGCACCACAAACTGCCTCGCCCCTCTCGCAAAGGTCATCCATGACAAG TACACGATTGTTGAAGGTCTCATGACCACTGTCCACGCTACCACTGCGACCCAGAAGACGGTTGACGGCCCTTCAGGCA GGGAatggcgcggcggccgtggtaCTACTGCCAACATCATTCCCCTGGGGACCGGTGCGGCCAAG GCGGTCGGCAAGGTTATTCCTTCCCTCAACGGAAAGCTGACTGGCATGTCGTTCCGTGTCCCCGTCTCGGACGTCTCCGTGGTCGACCTCGTTGTCCGCCTTGAGAAGAGCGCGTCGTACGACGACATCAAGGCCACCATCAAGAGTGCATCCGAGTCGCATGTGCTCAAGGGAATCCTCGGCTACACCGATGAGGAAGTGGTGTCGACCGACTTCCTCGGGTCTACCGAGTCGTCCATCTTTGATGCCAAAGCCGGCATCTCGCTCAACCCCAACTTTGTCAAGCTCATCTCGTGGTACGACAACGAGTATGGCTACTCACGCCGTGTCTGCGACCTCATTGCATATGTAGCCAAGGTGgacaaggccggcaaggcATGA
- the soxC gene encoding Dibenzothiophene desulfurization enzyme C, translating to MTLTQQNGHQAQSSPNSTDPKVYEQYKGAFATLPTDAAGWIKRAQDVGAILAVDAAKRDRENKSPLAEVALLKHSGLLRVVAPTKYGGGGQPVSVGYRVFRELAKYDGSLGAVLGYHTYWTINARTRVLGTEEEADAFEKLLTENNYLAGSAVNPRDNDLQITVGADGLTWNGSKHFTTNAALSDIVILEGALDTDPTKHIFAYALSKTAGITFGFDWDNLGLRLTESGSAKFDNVKLPWSNTFGWKDGQPIPEATATPYASLLLPNIQLVFANVYLGLAQGALEAGKQYTTKTTRAWPYGGENKEKGTDEFYVLSTYGNFYAHTRAAEALADKVNEEADKLYAKYSNDRTALTPRARGEFAEEVASLKVVTTDTGLRVTAGIYEVVGARGTSNKTGLDRFWRDIRTHSLHDPVAYKNREQGVWFLLDQVPEPSWYT from the exons ATGACTCTTACCCAGCAGAATGGCCACCAGGCTCAATCCTCGCCCAACTCGACCGATCCCAAGGTCTACGAGCAGTACAAAGGCGCCTTTGCCACGCTacccaccgacgccgctggctggATCAAGCGCGCCCAGGATGTCGGCGCgatcctcgccgtcgacgccgccaagcgcgacaGGGAGAACAAGTCGCcccttgccgaggtcgccctGCTGAAGCACTCGGGTctcctccgcgtcgtcgcacCTACCAAgtacggcggtggcggccagCCCGTGAGCGTTGGCTACCGCGTcttccgcgagctcgccaagtATGACGG TTCTCTCGGCGCCGTTCTCGGCTACCACACCTACTGGACCATCAACGCTCGTACACGCGTCCTTGgtaccgaggaggaggctgatGCGTTTGAGAAGCTCCTCACCGAGAACAACTACCTCGCCGGATCAGCTGTCAACCCGCGCGACAACGACCTCCAGATCACCGTCGGTGCCGATGGCCTCACCTGGAACGGCTCCAAGCACTTTACAACCAACGCGGCTTTGTCTGACATTGTCATTCTCGAAGGTGCCCTTGACACTGACCCCACCAAGCACATCTTTGCCTACGCGCTGTCCAAGACCGCTGGTATCACCTTTGGCTTTGACTGGGACAACCTTGGCCTTCGTCTGACCGAGAGTGGTAGTGCCAAGTTTGACAACGTCAAGCTGCCCTGGTCGAACACGTTTGGTTGGAAGGACGGCCAGCCGATCcccgaggcgacggcgacgccttACGCGTCACTTCTGCTGCCCAACATCCAGCTGGTGTTTGCGAATGTGTACCTTGGTCTTGCCCAGGGTGCTCTTGAGGCTGGCAAGCAGTACACCACCAAGACGACGCGTGCTTGGCcgtacggcggcgag AACAAGGAGAAGGGAACCGACGAGTTTTACGTCCTCAGCACGTATGGCAACTTTTACGCCCATACCCGTGCCGCtgaggccctcgccgacaaggtcaACGAGGAGGCGGACAAGCTCTACGCCAAATACAGCAACGACCGTACCGCTCTCACTCCTCGTGCCCGCGGCGAGTttgccgaggaggttgcCTCGCTCAAGGTTGTCACCACCGACACTGGTCTGCGCGTCACGGCCGGCATCTACGAGGTTGTCGGCGCTCGTGGCACCTCTAACAAGACTGGCCTCGACCGTTTCTGGCGTGACATTCGCACCCACTCGCTTCATGACCCGGTTGCGTACAAGAACCGCGAGCAGGGTGTGTGGTTCTTGCTTGACCAGGTGCCCGAGCCATCGTGGTACACCTAA